Proteins encoded within one genomic window of Alkalispirillum mobile:
- the tnpA gene encoding IS200/IS605 family transposase, with amino-acid sequence MSDKQEIRTGRHCVFQVHVHLVFVTKYRRKVLDRDAIDQLRGIFTKVCSDFEAELAEMDGEDDHVHLLVNYPPKVAVSTLVNSLKGVSSRLLRKHRP; translated from the coding sequence ATGAGCGACAAGCAAGAAATACGCACAGGTAGGCACTGTGTCTTTCAGGTGCACGTACATTTGGTCTTCGTGACCAAATACCGGCGCAAGGTGCTGGATCGAGATGCCATCGACCAACTGCGTGGCATCTTCACCAAGGTCTGTTCAGACTTCGAGGCAGAATTGGCAGAAATGGACGGCGAGGACGATCATGTCCACCTTCTGGTGAATTACCCACCCAAGGTTGCTGTTTCCACGCTGGTGAATAGCCTCAAAGGAGTTTCCAGTCGGCTGCTGCGCAAACATAGACCTG